Proteins from a single region of Chloroherpeton thalassium ATCC 35110:
- a CDS encoding glycosyltransferase family 9 protein, translated as MIQKATKRRLLARLMRLFWGRLLEKPAFQGNLNRIVILAQEKLGDAILLTPLIKQLRQANPKLEIHLVAVRAAADFFQHDKNIDVLHRPKSGLMNFIFSVRKFEFDVLFNTKDHPSWTFMMYSILIPARYKIAVFHDYHRGFYHHLLDVPFESHVVRKNCAVLPYLKIPASDEACRPYLPDAPISEEIQQFAESFVGKKVIGINLSAGEPSREWPLEKWSQLLALLPLPTIIFSMPDRFSEKESLEKAHPHVLKTPRTKSLFDAAVLIKKLSLLITPDTSFIHVASCSQTPVVGLYRADVIHHTRFAPYQLPNIQVISKTSLVHDISVVDVQTAAEKMLQVDLRKGFSA; from the coding sequence ATGATTCAAAAAGCCACAAAACGGCGGCTTTTGGCGCGGCTAATGCGTCTTTTTTGGGGGCGGCTTCTCGAAAAACCCGCTTTTCAAGGAAATTTGAACCGGATTGTGATTTTAGCACAAGAAAAATTAGGCGACGCCATTTTGCTCACGCCGCTCATCAAACAACTTCGCCAGGCCAATCCCAAGTTAGAAATTCATCTTGTGGCCGTTCGAGCGGCGGCTGATTTTTTTCAGCACGATAAAAACATCGATGTGCTGCATCGCCCGAAATCTGGCTTGATGAATTTCATTTTTAGCGTGCGCAAATTCGAGTTTGATGTGCTTTTCAACACGAAAGATCATCCGTCGTGGACATTCATGATGTACTCGATTTTAATTCCGGCGCGATATAAAATTGCCGTATTTCACGATTATCATCGCGGGTTTTATCATCATTTGTTGGATGTGCCGTTTGAATCGCATGTTGTGCGGAAAAATTGCGCCGTTTTGCCATATCTGAAAATTCCTGCTTCAGACGAGGCGTGCCGACCGTACTTGCCCGACGCTCCAATTTCGGAAGAGATTCAACAGTTTGCCGAATCATTTGTCGGGAAAAAAGTCATCGGCATAAATCTAAGTGCGGGCGAGCCTTCGCGCGAATGGCCGTTGGAAAAATGGTCGCAACTTTTGGCGTTGCTGCCGCTCCCGACGATTATTTTTTCCATGCCCGATCGGTTTTCCGAAAAAGAATCGTTGGAAAAAGCACATCCGCATGTTTTAAAAACGCCGCGCACGAAATCGCTTTTTGATGCGGCGGTTCTCATCAAAAAACTCTCGCTTTTAATCACGCCAGATACGTCGTTTATTCATGTGGCCTCGTGCAGCCAAACGCCCGTTGTGGGCCTGTATCGTGCGGATGTGATTCATCACACGCGCTTTGCGCCGTACCAACTTCCGAACATTCAAGTGATTTCCAAAACCTCGCTGGTGCACGACATTTCCGTTGTCGACGTGCAAACTGCCGCCGAAAAAATGCTCCAAGTTGATTTAAGAAAAGGATTCTCTGCATGA
- a CDS encoding dihydroorotate dehydrogenase electron transfer subunit, with product MTHMTEATTKADDIFDLSLTVQETTQLNATTAVLAFKSELIAPLIKPGQFVNIKVNDTLAPLLRRPLSVHRVEGDIFEVMVKVVGSGTKLLYNALPGSTVQVLGPLGNSFDYARQDYDTAILVSGGVGVAPMTILDDCLRQAGKEIFNYVGGRTASDIIARKLTNLRIATDDGSQGFKGTVVALLEQDFPEFAKKRVRIFSCGPNRMLQALADFSMKKNIPCEVSLESVMGCGIGICYGCPVHVKNEQGEPDGHKLLCQHGPVMDAKQVVFE from the coding sequence ATGACACACATGACTGAAGCCACGACCAAAGCTGATGATATTTTTGACCTCTCACTAACCGTTCAAGAAACCACCCAACTCAATGCAACAACTGCCGTTCTTGCATTCAAATCTGAGTTAATTGCGCCGCTCATCAAGCCGGGGCAGTTTGTAAATATTAAAGTGAACGATACGCTTGCGCCACTTTTGCGAAGGCCGCTCAGTGTGCATCGCGTAGAAGGCGACATTTTTGAAGTCATGGTAAAAGTGGTGGGTTCTGGCACAAAACTGCTCTACAATGCGCTGCCCGGCTCAACCGTACAGGTTTTGGGGCCGCTTGGCAATTCGTTTGATTACGCTCGCCAGGATTACGATACAGCCATTTTGGTTTCCGGCGGCGTTGGGGTTGCGCCCATGACCATTCTCGACGATTGCTTGCGCCAAGCAGGAAAAGAAATTTTCAATTATGTGGGCGGTCGCACGGCTTCCGACATCATCGCCAGAAAACTTACGAACCTGCGCATCGCAACCGATGATGGCTCACAAGGTTTTAAAGGAACGGTGGTCGCGCTGCTCGAACAGGACTTTCCAGAATTTGCTAAAAAACGGGTTCGGATTTTTTCCTGTGGCCCAAATAGAATGCTTCAAGCTCTCGCTGATTTTAGCATGAAAAAAAATATCCCATGCGAGGTTTCTTTAGAATCCGTGATGGGTTGCGGCATTGGCATTTGTTACGGCTGCCCCGTTCATGTCAAAAATGAACAAGGCGAACCCGACGGCCACAAACTGCTTTGCCAACACGGCCCAGTTATGGACGCCAAGCAAGTTGTGTTTGAGTAA
- a CDS encoding lytic transglycosylase domain-containing protein, with product MLVRLFCFSCLPILAGCAATQTPISIDDYQLHNDCRLFTAPPKITLYPSRTWDDLRAAHRQIAEIDSTPAPANFADSTAIQIGYAHILYQAALKALQRTPMPDKETAREALTEALEIISSVLAQPDLKADPQLSRLALYVVQTYDDHIQKLSELEGDAPALLVYERLFGNPENTIVDENLFLGILLPKTEIPLELNYQVKKFITFYSSRFHDIFQRYLNRAEIYFPMMQKIIEEENVPPEIIYLTIVESGVNPHARSHANAVGAWQFIKSTGRLFDLHGNNWFDERQDIEKSTRSAMRLLKSLHQRYGDWYLALAAYNAGTGKINRAIRRSGKKNFWELTRYLRTETRQYVARYIAASIIAMHPEHFGFTSLEFEEIEETELVTVPNCLSLDVLSQSIGMPKEQLQFLNPELRQDVTPPAYKNYPLRVPKRLASSAQQAIDSIPDSEQLFFTLYKLKQNESLSRIAKKLDVTPSILQEINHLKSSVVPRGKVLMMPTSPEAFAETHFSRRELSDDSRERRRRRRRYKQPASEENISLVQVYRKIQTDLQAEEKE from the coding sequence ATGCTTGTTCGTTTGTTTTGCTTCTCTTGCCTTCCAATTCTGGCCGGTTGTGCTGCAACGCAAACGCCGATTTCAATAGACGACTACCAACTCCATAACGACTGCAGGCTCTTTACTGCTCCGCCTAAAATCACACTATACCCTTCGCGCACTTGGGATGATCTTCGTGCTGCCCACAGACAAATTGCAGAAATTGACAGCACGCCTGCCCCTGCAAACTTTGCTGACTCAACCGCCATTCAAATCGGTTATGCGCATATCCTATATCAGGCGGCCTTGAAAGCGCTTCAGCGCACACCGATGCCGGATAAAGAAACCGCCCGCGAGGCTTTAACAGAAGCGCTTGAAATCATCTCCTCCGTGCTTGCACAACCTGATCTGAAGGCAGATCCGCAGCTCTCGCGACTTGCCTTGTACGTCGTCCAAACTTATGATGACCACATACAAAAACTCAGCGAGCTTGAAGGCGATGCGCCAGCACTTCTCGTATATGAACGCTTGTTTGGCAACCCGGAAAATACCATCGTTGATGAAAACCTATTTCTCGGGATTTTGCTTCCTAAAACGGAAATTCCTCTTGAGCTCAATTATCAGGTTAAAAAGTTTATCACTTTTTATAGCTCTCGCTTTCACGATATTTTTCAGCGCTATTTAAATCGAGCTGAAATTTATTTTCCCATGATGCAAAAAATCATCGAGGAAGAAAATGTCCCGCCGGAAATTATTTATTTAACCATTGTCGAAAGTGGTGTGAATCCACATGCTCGAAGCCATGCAAACGCCGTTGGCGCATGGCAGTTTATTAAATCCACCGGAAGGCTTTTTGATTTGCACGGAAATAATTGGTTCGACGAACGCCAAGATATTGAAAAATCAACCCGAAGCGCCATGCGACTTTTAAAATCGCTACACCAGCGATATGGCGATTGGTATCTTGCGCTTGCCGCCTATAATGCAGGAACGGGAAAAATTAACCGCGCTATTCGCCGTTCTGGGAAAAAGAACTTTTGGGAACTAACTCGATACTTGAGAACTGAAACACGCCAGTATGTGGCCCGGTATATCGCCGCGTCCATTATTGCCATGCACCCTGAGCATTTTGGCTTCACCTCGCTCGAGTTTGAAGAAATTGAAGAAACTGAACTGGTTACCGTTCCCAATTGCCTTTCTCTTGATGTGCTTTCGCAATCGATCGGCATGCCCAAAGAACAATTGCAATTTTTAAATCCTGAACTTCGACAAGATGTAACACCGCCGGCATATAAGAACTATCCGCTGCGCGTTCCCAAACGCTTGGCAAGCTCAGCCCAGCAGGCCATCGATTCCATTCCCGATTCGGAGCAGCTTTTTTTCACACTCTATAAGCTCAAACAAAATGAGTCGCTTAGTCGGATTGCGAAAAAATTAGATGTCACGCCATCCATATTGCAGGAAATTAATCACCTGAAGTCGAGTGTTGTTCCACGCGGAAAAGTGCTCATGATGCCAACTTCGCCAGAGGCTTTTGCCGAAACCCATTTTTCGCGTCGTGAACTGTCTGATGATAGTCGCGAAAGAAGACGGCGTCGGCGTCGGTATAAACAACCGGCGTCGGAAGAAAATATCTCGCTGGTTCAAGTCTATCGGAAAATCCAAACCGATTTGCAAGCAGAGGAGAAAGAGTAA
- a CDS encoding tetratricopeptide repeat protein: MMRGIYLAAVFALVILFCGGCARDDDSLFGKAYHNFSAYFNAYYNASIEFEKGISAMREAQTFSASDNLHIFSKTENNTAGKANFEKVITKTSEILKSHPVSDLADNALLLMGKAYFYTNELQPAERKFKEILTNYPDSDIFDEASFWYGRTLTRQFHTEEAAEILRSIMKSSKTSDVVMAKCYFSLAELAINEGNLEEAAMLIESGLALEDSEDLKTLAAYTLARIYDQLHRFKKAAETYTFLLNLSPSYEMHYIAQLNTGIALREQSRARLAIKIFQDLLADDNNLENFGEIRFELATAYAQNDELGKAFDLYQEIIYRHPGTEAAAKSFYQLGKLRMEISQDLTMAKTLFDSAKAAYPKGDIAKKAQEQSTTLKNLLDLYDETIQLDSTIQLGILATADVLAEDTALPNDSLESEPAPKKEEPPRKRTRQDYRKSAFLARGAHDAFNETTTQKSSTSTKPKFQPAANEAALKQYQIQAIENRIALGRFYHLTMQTPDSALSWYTQALRKIQADSSDKLATLREVVLFSLSDIYRNLGDTTQMDSVYKVLLADFPESAYINRVREHFNLPKLRRGENAPEQILYTNAIQTLENSQADTSLAMLKTLLSRYPNSALIPKVLLGIGFIYENNLSEPDSAILAYQKLAADYPKSEEAKHVKNKLDAVQSRAKLIPTTPDDKIELPEKPPTPAPEMNRLERFPIKKDSTKANGVQPELQKMIKFAGNRADSVQHNPEKQNLE, from the coding sequence ATGATGCGAGGGATTTATCTTGCCGCCGTTTTTGCGCTGGTGATACTTTTTTGCGGCGGCTGCGCACGCGACGACGATAGCCTTTTTGGAAAAGCTTATCACAATTTTTCTGCGTACTTCAACGCGTACTACAACGCCAGCATTGAATTTGAAAAAGGCATTTCAGCCATGCGCGAGGCGCAAACTTTTAGCGCCAGCGATAACCTTCATATTTTTTCAAAAACTGAAAACAACACCGCAGGCAAAGCTAATTTTGAAAAAGTCATCACCAAAACCTCCGAAATTCTTAAGTCCCATCCGGTAAGCGATTTGGCCGATAACGCCTTGTTGCTCATGGGAAAAGCTTATTTCTACACGAATGAATTGCAACCTGCCGAGCGAAAATTCAAAGAAATCCTGACCAATTATCCCGACAGCGATATTTTTGACGAAGCTTCTTTTTGGTATGGCCGAACGCTGACGCGCCAATTTCACACAGAGGAAGCCGCCGAGATTCTGCGTTCGATTATGAAATCCAGCAAAACATCCGATGTCGTAATGGCAAAATGCTATTTTTCGCTCGCCGAATTAGCCATCAATGAGGGAAACTTGGAAGAAGCTGCCATGCTAATTGAATCCGGCCTGGCTTTGGAAGATAGTGAGGATTTAAAAACACTTGCGGCCTATACGCTCGCCAGAATCTACGATCAGCTTCATCGTTTCAAGAAAGCTGCGGAAACCTACACCTTTCTTTTGAACTTGAGCCCGAGCTACGAGATGCACTACATCGCGCAATTGAATACCGGCATTGCATTGCGCGAACAATCGCGCGCGCGCCTTGCCATCAAAATTTTTCAAGATTTACTTGCCGACGATAACAATCTCGAAAACTTCGGAGAAATTCGTTTTGAACTGGCTACCGCTTATGCTCAAAATGATGAGTTAGGCAAAGCGTTTGATTTATATCAAGAAATTATTTATCGCCACCCGGGCACAGAAGCTGCCGCAAAAAGCTTCTACCAACTGGGCAAATTGCGAATGGAAATTTCCCAGGATTTGACGATGGCAAAAACCCTATTTGATAGCGCAAAAGCCGCTTACCCAAAAGGCGACATCGCCAAAAAAGCGCAAGAGCAATCCACCACACTCAAAAATTTGCTCGATCTCTACGACGAAACCATTCAATTAGACAGCACGATTCAATTGGGCATTCTTGCCACAGCCGATGTGCTGGCAGAAGATACGGCGCTGCCCAACGACTCGCTTGAAAGCGAGCCTGCGCCCAAAAAAGAAGAACCTCCCAGAAAACGCACCCGGCAGGATTATCGCAAAAGCGCTTTCTTAGCACGCGGCGCGCACGATGCGTTCAACGAAACAACCACGCAAAAAAGCAGCACAAGCACCAAACCCAAATTTCAGCCAGCGGCCAACGAGGCGGCACTCAAACAATATCAAATTCAAGCAATTGAAAATCGCATCGCGTTAGGCAGATTTTATCACCTCACCATGCAAACCCCCGACTCGGCACTGAGTTGGTACACTCAAGCGTTGCGCAAAATCCAAGCCGATAGCAGCGATAAACTGGCAACCCTTCGAGAAGTCGTGCTGTTCTCGCTGTCCGACATTTACCGAAATTTAGGCGACACCACGCAGATGGATTCCGTTTATAAAGTGCTGCTCGCCGATTTTCCCGAAAGTGCCTACATCAATCGTGTGCGCGAGCATTTCAACCTGCCCAAACTCAGGCGCGGCGAAAATGCTCCCGAACAAATCCTTTATACCAACGCGATTCAAACGCTTGAAAATAGCCAAGCCGATACGTCGTTAGCGATGCTGAAAACCTTGCTATCGCGCTACCCAAACTCTGCACTCATTCCTAAAGTGCTGCTTGGCATCGGTTTTATTTATGAAAATAATTTGAGCGAACCGGATTCGGCGATTCTTGCCTATCAAAAATTGGCTGCTGACTATCCAAAATCAGAGGAAGCCAAACATGTTAAAAATAAATTGGATGCCGTGCAAAGTCGCGCCAAGCTAATCCCAACGACGCCTGATGATAAAATTGAATTGCCGGAAAAACCGCCTACGCCCGCACCCGAAATGAATCGGCTTGAGCGGTTTCCTATCAAAAAAGATTCAACAAAGGCAAATGGAGTGCAACCAGAATTACAAAAAATGATTAAATTCGCCGGCAATCGAGCCGATTCTGTGCAACACAATCCCGAAAAGCAAAATTTAGAATGA
- a CDS encoding glycosyltransferase family 4 protein, giving the protein MKKILIFSEDFPPNVGGIAQWAAGMAESFQKLGYDVAVLTRFLSQEIADLQRRSSYPVRHMRGNYWKKLRTWYAYKGVKSLVKSGFLPDTVIATTWNLARGATGLAKKFGFRLIIVVHGLEVTRKMTPIKQKWLKETLNAADLIVSVSHFTKERVVSQHGIAPEKIMVLPNGVNPEQFFPISALSDWRRKYQLDGQKVILTLARLKERKGHDRVIQALPKILSEVPNVRYLISGKTDSDYARRLMQLCRDLNLEKQVTFIGYIEPEALNAHYNLCDVYIMPSYELTETGDTEGFGITYLEANACEKPVIGGRSGGVLDAIEDGKSGFLVAPDNILEIEEKLLLLLKNPEVAEKIGKYGRERILKSLTWERIAERLAETTPVG; this is encoded by the coding sequence ATGAAAAAGATTTTGATTTTTTCCGAAGATTTTCCCCCAAATGTTGGTGGCATTGCGCAGTGGGCAGCCGGCATGGCGGAAAGTTTTCAAAAGTTGGGGTATGATGTGGCAGTTCTAACGCGATTTCTTAGCCAAGAAATAGCGGATTTGCAACGGCGTTCATCTTATCCGGTGAGGCACATGCGAGGAAATTATTGGAAAAAATTGCGCACGTGGTACGCCTACAAAGGTGTGAAATCGCTCGTCAAAAGCGGCTTTTTGCCGGATACGGTTATTGCCACAACATGGAATTTGGCGCGAGGTGCAACTGGCTTGGCTAAGAAATTTGGCTTTCGGCTCATCATTGTTGTGCATGGGCTGGAAGTGACGCGCAAAATGACGCCCATAAAACAAAAGTGGCTCAAAGAAACGCTCAACGCGGCAGATTTGATCGTCTCGGTTAGTCATTTTACCAAAGAGCGCGTGGTGAGTCAGCATGGTATTGCGCCGGAAAAAATTATGGTGTTGCCAAACGGCGTCAATCCCGAACAGTTTTTTCCTATTTCGGCGCTTTCGGATTGGCGAAGAAAATATCAATTGGATGGGCAAAAAGTCATTCTAACGCTGGCTCGGCTGAAAGAGCGCAAAGGCCACGACCGCGTGATTCAGGCTTTGCCGAAAATTCTTTCCGAAGTGCCCAATGTGCGCTATTTGATTTCCGGCAAAACCGACTCCGATTACGCCCGTCGCCTCATGCAGCTTTGCCGCGACCTGAACTTGGAAAAGCAAGTCACTTTCATCGGCTACATCGAGCCGGAAGCGCTGAACGCGCACTATAACCTTTGCGATGTTTATATCATGCCCAGCTACGAATTGACCGAAACCGGAGATACCGAAGGTTTTGGCATTACCTATTTAGAAGCCAATGCGTGCGAAAAGCCGGTTATTGGCGGGCGCTCGGGCGGTGTTTTAGATGCGATTGAAGACGGCAAAAGCGGCTTTTTGGTTGCGCCGGATAATATTTTGGAAATTGAGGAAAAGTTGCTGTTGCTTCTTAAAAATCCCGAAGTTGCCGAGAAAATCGGAAAATATGGTCGCGAGCGAATTCTAAAAAGCTTGACTTGGGAACGCATCGCAGAGCGATTAGCTGAAACGACGCCTGTTGGATAA